The DNA region CTGGAGATTCGTGAACCGGTCTGTATCGGCCGTCCCACCGCTGACGAGCGAGACAAGACTGGCTGACGACGCGTCGAACGACCACCGAAGAGTACCGATAGTGCACCGTACGCGCTCGGATGCGCTCGAATGCACGCGAGAAAGACCAGCTCGAACCGGACGTTACCTCGAGCCCGGATTCTTTCGGGCGAGTTCGGCGCCACAGATCGGGCAGCGGTCCTTCTGTTCGTCGTACTCCCGTCCACAGCCCTGGCACTGGAAGGTCCACTCGCGCTCCTCCTCGATGCCCTCGCGCGCGATGGGTTCGACGGTGACGGTCAGGCGCTCGGCGACGTTTTGCATCGCGTAGTCGTCGGTCACGAGCACGGCGTCGAGTTCGAACGCGGCGGCGACCAGGCGAACGTCGGTGTCGGAGAGGACCTCGAGGTCGCCCGACTCCTTCGCGGCCCGGCGAACCTTCTCGGTGGTGTCGCCGTTGGGAATGTGAACGTGCATGCCCGACCCCTCCATGGCGTCGTAGCGGTAGACGCTCTCGCCCTCGAGTTCTTCGCGGACGAGCGGAATCGTGGCTGTCTGTTCGGTGGTGTGAAAGTCGTGAATAAAGGCCGACGAGTCGAGAATGTACATACCGTTAGCGTTGGACGACGATGTAGTCTTTAACCGCCTTCACGCGGCTGACGGGGATGAGAAAGCGGCCGGCGTCGTTTCGGTCGAAGTCGACCGAGCGGGAGGGTAGTTGCTCGTCAGGGTCGACCACAAGGTCGTGGAGTTTGCCCGAGTTGATGTCCATCGTGATGTTGTAGAGCAGTCCAAGTTCAGTCCCGTCAGAGCCCATGA from Natronosalvus rutilus includes:
- a CDS encoding NOB1 family endonuclease — protein: MYILDSSAFIHDFHTTEQTATIPLVREELEGESVYRYDAMEGSGMHVHIPNGDTTEKVRRAAKESGDLEVLSDTDVRLVAAAFELDAVLVTDDYAMQNVAERLTVTVEPIAREGIEEEREWTFQCQGCGREYDEQKDRCPICGAELARKNPGSR
- a CDS encoding PRC-barrel domain-containing protein, translated to MSEILAENLSGKSVMGSDGTELGLLYNITMDINSGKLHDLVVDPDEQLPSRSVDFDRNDAGRFLIPVSRVKAVKDYIVVQR